TCTTTTCAAATTGAAAGCTGGGTTTTATCAGAGTATAAAGAAGAACAATtatcttttatgaaaaaaaaaaggcacatcaaaaaggaaataaaaggtcTTGTTGATAATTTTCTCCCTGACCCATTCATTTCCTTAGGGGGTGGGTCTTAAATTTTATTCCAACTCTAATAACTTTCTGTTTGCAGCAAATTCCACGTGTCTCCTCTAACCCCCATAAACATTCATCTAATTTATGTCACAACTATTTGAGGCCTTGTCGTGTACCTGCCCCTGCCCTTACCAGTGGTCTCCTATTCCCTGCTGTGCCGGAGAGTCTCTGCTTTCTCACTTTGCCTCCCAGCCTTTCCCACCTTGCCCTCTTGAAGCCCCTCTTGGTGCTGGCGTGCTCCTTTGCTCTGAAGGAAGgcacaatttttcttctgtccaGAGGAACAGCCTGAGACTGTTTGTGGCAACCAGGACAAGGTAAAACAGTAGCCTTTCCACTCTGCTGTGAAAAGGCAGCCTTTTAAAGGAATATGATATTGTAATGTAGCTGTGATTggtttattatctttttttatcGCTAGGACACACCTAGATTGTGTGGTATTTGTTGTGATGAGTAAGACGACAAACTTCCAGGGATGATCAAAGTGGATCTGTAGCTGTAAAGACATTTTATGGGTTAGTCAGGTTAAAATCACTGTACCTGAGCACATACGCTAATGTAAGtaaccattttttccccctgttcagTCTGGTCTTTCAGCATTAGGTTAAAAAGCTCAGACCAAGATAATGAGTGTTTCCTAAAGAAGTGCTGTCAggagctgaaaaaaaattttttctaaaagcaaaaatataaattGCCTTCTCCACACAAAAAGCAGGATTGATATTTTGCTCTGAAGAAGACAGCCTGTAGTTGATCAACTGCTTGCCAGAGAGGTAAAGAGCCACTTCTAAGCAAGGGTGGTCATGTTTTCTTCAGAGTTTGGATCATTGGAGTGAGTTTGGTTTAAGATTGTGTGGTAAGAAATGCGCTTACATTTGAGGTAAAGTCACTGCCACAGGTTAAAATCTTTAACGTTCTTACATGAAAATTCGGAAACTTCTGTTtaacttcttgttgcaacttcctTATTGTATTTAGGATAGCAGAGTCATTCATAACTTTACTCTAACCGTGTATGAGCCGAATTTGCTGTAAATACTAAGAATATTATTACACAATGCCAGAGAAATTAACTTTGAGTACACCTAAGTATTCATCTGATCCAGTAATTCCCCAAAAGAGAATACCTATTAACATCATTTGTAATAGTTTCACATTATCTTCATTCCACACTTGCTGGCTGCAGCTATTTCAGAGATGTTACTGAGCTGAAATACAGTCATACACCTGAAATTTGTTGGTTACTGGGTAAGATTCAACTCATCTAACCTTTGACAACTGTAGAATAAATGTTTACATCAAAGCTTGTCACTCCAGGTTTTCTTTATAGTCTAGAGGCACTATAACCTATAGTTTCAGGATGCAACCCATCTTGATTATTTTAGGTGTCTGCTTTAGTGCAACGTGAATCTCACTGCAGACACCTGTATTTGCACAGCTACACCCCACTGTGCTGGAAGCACCGCACACgaatgaaaaattgaaaaaaaaaggaaggaaaaattgaaaCAAAGACAACATCCACAGAAGCTCTCAGGTGGTttggttttcatgtttctgtgttttgtttcatttttttgcaaaatggaaGGACATGGGTATTTTATGCAGATCTGAGTTTGTGCTTCATCAAGTTAAACCTAAGAAGCCAAAGTTTCTCCTCTAGGTGGCTGTCCGTAAGCACATTAAAGCAGAGAATGTTCAAGTCTTTCAGACAACGACGTGTTTAGGTGCAGCAACGCCTGTTGGAGCGTGCTTCACGCTATGTTAACTCCTGCACATCCAGTGCAGGGAGTGAAAAGACAGTAAAGTGAAACTCAGAACATCAGTCCCTCCCAACCATCTGGCAAACTCAAAGCTTTTGTTGCAGTTTCTGGAGCCTTTCTCTCCTTTAATCATTGATGGAACAAGAACATATTCCTCATGCTGAAACCAACAAATGAATCTGAATAAAGAAAATCCCAAACTGTTTTTCAAGTAGGACAGTGTTTCTTCCATTTAGAAAATGTTTGATCTGTATGAAATACTCCGAAAGTCTTAGCTTAGTCACCAGGGTCTGGGGGAAATGCAACttggtgctttgtttttttgtaGAAGCTAGCAACTCTGCTGGCGGTCTCCCCAGTGCAGCCTAGGCTGAAGATAATTATCCTGTCATGCAGTGAAAGCTTCCAGTTAAGATCTCTGATAATGTGGTGTAGTACTGCTAATTTAGGAACGCAAAATGAAAACACGTTAATGAGAGAGTATTGCTACTGTGAGATTACCCATCAGTCTCACAGTCTGTACCAGCTTTCAGTACATGTATAATAACTTCAGTTTATCCAAGGAGTTGCTAGGAGTTTGGCATTTTCAAGATGAAATATTGAACCAAAACTGTATTGACAAAGGACGAACGGTTTCTGCTTCAAAAGTTTGCAAAGTGTGATGCAGAGAAGCAGTATCCTGTGCGAATGCAAACATTCCTTCATGTATGTTACCTAGACACTCCCATACCACAGGAATGTGCCTGCTAGCCCTTGGCTAACTCATTTAATTACAGATTTATAAGGCAATATATGATTTAATCAAAGAAATGGCTAATACAACTGTGTTTGACCTCTTTCTTTTATTAGCATATTTTATGTTCATACTTTACAATATAATAAGTTATatatacagcattaaaaaaattattaaaaagtaagCTTTGGCAAGATCTACAGGAAATTTTTTCATTCCTGTACATCTTTTGtgtaacaataaaaatactgtatactaaataaaataatgttaaatagtCTGTGTTCACATTGGCACCATCGATTTCAAGACCCTAACTTTTCATGGCCcaataaacataaaaaagagGATTCCTGTatcttcttttaaacaaataaatggtCTGTACTATTAAATGACACATGAAATATAGGAGGCAGTCCACTGAATAACACTGTAGTTACACACTggcacaagaaaaataaaatcttcccattttctttttttttctttcccttttttaattctAGTAGCAATAGTACTGAACTGCAAATTCAGGGTCTTGAAAATCTTGTTGAAGATTGATGAGTTGTCAACGGATCTAGAAATCTTATTGAAGCCTGTTGAAATCTGTATGAATTTGTCATTGATTTCAAGACAGCAGGAATTTCACCCCTAAATTAAACATCAGTTAGCTAGTTAAATGTTCAAATAAATGCAGCTTGCtgcttcattaaaagaaaagtcaaaattcTCATCAAATCTGGCATATGCAAATTAATGAAGAGTGTGTTACGATAGGAAAGAAAGGGTGGAAGAAGAATAATGAGAGGGATAGTTTTTATGTTGCAGTATGTACTTCCTCTGCTATACAAATCAAGTGCTGGAAAGATACTAAATATAGATGTTACAGGGTGATAGTAAATGTTCCGCAGAATTATGTTACTATCATAGAAAAGATCTAGTTACTAAGTGATGGAATACTGGTTGTTAACTTCAGGGTAATAGttaatattttttgttcagtcatgcattttggaatttaaaaagtATTGCTTTGTAACTGACACGTCTCTTAATTTAGTGGTCGCGCTTGTTGAAATCTGTCATCGCTCATTTTAGCTATAAATTAAGCAAATAGGTTGGTAACAGCTACTGATTTGTGGTCTGAACAAGCTTTAAAGAACTTTTAACCGTGAAAATCAGAGAttagttaaaatgaaaaaaataaggtcAATTTTTGTTGTACACAAACTCACAATAATGCTTTACCTTCCAGAGGAGTTGGTTTTCACCTGTGGATTCTGTGCTCATGGTCTACGTTTACAAGAGTATAGCATTTAAAAACCACTTCTTCCTCTGCATTTCAAATGTCTCTAAAGAAATCTACTCTTTTTGCTCTTAGTGTCAAACGTGCACCACTGTTGTCTGAAATTCTTCTGCCTGGAGTATAATTTGATATATAGATGTCActactggaaaaatacatttttcgtGGTAGTGGACAAGCTGGTTTCATTGCTTCTTATTTTGTAACGGCAAAGAAGAGAAGAACTTGTTGCTCTCAACTTAAAAGGAGTGACTGCCAACTTTTGCTGCCCGCTCGCTAACCAGCTTGTCCTCAGCAAGTCAGCAGTTTGAATTTACAATTTCTGAAGTGTCAGTATGGAGCAAGAGTGCATTTACGTGCATTATATGTACAGCGTTTTGAAGCACTTCAATCTGTAAATTATGTTGACTCTTTTTTCATATAGTATAGTTAGTCAGGCTGAGGACTGTGTATATACACCTACGGACGTACTTCTAGATTCAACAAACCCATAGTAAGTATAGAAAATGAAACCGGTTACATATTAAATGTGTTAGAGCCGATAGAAATGTGCGTGCCTCGTGTAATAATTGATACTGTAGCTGTGGTACTGCTTTTGACTGTAACTATTAAACTGTTGAACGAAGCCCTAAGAGACAGGAATATTTTCAGAGAGCAATTCAATGGCTTTCTTGAAGGCCAGGCAGGAAGGGTATCAGCAGGGTTATCTGCACATATATTCATACACAGACTGCAAAATGGATGTTTGCATGTCCACTTGAACAGTTACTGTCGGTAACTGTTTAACGTGATTGTTTTGTTTAATGGCATGTTTCATACCAAGCTTCTTGGGAGATTTCTGCTCTTGTTTTGGTAGATGTGTAACTTCACTTTTTTTAGAAGTCAAAGAGAATAGCTTCCCGTTGGTTATTGGGAGCGATTATGTAGAAGAAACATCAGTGGTCTTTTGTCCAAAGTCTTTGACGCGGTGCTTGCTGGAATCATGGTTCTTGCAGGTGATGTGGAAGCACGGGTCCCAGGCAGGCATGTCAGGATGTCCCTGCTGGTTCAGGAGCTGGCATTGCTTGTGCCCACTCCAGAATATCCGCACACAAAGATTCGACAGCATCCAGCCGCTCGATTTGCACCAGTTTGGTTAGCAGTTCTGGGATGCTGTAACCTGCTGTGCTGATGCGATCAAATAGCTGCATGCCATCTGTCATACCACCTATCTCATCTCTCTTCAGTCCAAAGCTCTCGGCAAGGTGGCGCCACGTTTTCACTATGGCTTTTTCTGTGTTGTAGGTCGAGCTGAGCATTCGGCTGGTCTTCTCCAGGCAATCAAATGGCAGCTCCGTAGGGCTCAGACCTGCAGAAAGTGAGGTGTTTATTGTCAGATGGCTCTGTGCATGAGTCTTGACTATTCAAGACATTTATTAAAGTGCTACAGTATAAACTGTTAGCAATAAGTACAGCTAAAATCTTTAAGTGATAGTCCACGTCTAGCTCCAGAGTTATTACTGTATATTACCAATTCTTCCTAGTGACAATAGGGTACAATAATTAGGGTAAAAAGTTGCCTGGGAAAGAAGTATTAGATGGATTGTATGAATTCCCATGGTACTGCTCCTTCCTTCAACAATTTACTAGCTGTTAGAAAAAGTATATTGCAAGCATATCCCTAGTAAGCAGCTCCATTAATACACCTCTGCATGTCAGGCACAGTGTTTGAGCTCGAGAGACAGCTCTGACCCTTCCCTGAGTCTGTCACCAGCAGCTGCTGTAACATCTCTGTAATTGAAAGTTGCCCTTGTAGGAATGTGAGGAGTGAGGTGAAGCAATGATGCCAGATGCTTGCAAGCATAAAAGTCCCTGCAAGTGCTCGACTGTCATTACTACCACTGAATCTCTAGAGAGGATTTAACAAAGCTAATTTTTCCTGGACATTTTTCCTATCTACGCATAGTCACAGAATAGAGGAGAGACTCAGCTACAGCATTTTTCCAAAACCAGTCTTTTGCTTCCGTAGCTTTCCTGCTTCATACTCAACAGCAGTAATTTGGTGGGAGATAGAGCTCCCTGAACCACAGAAAACTCAAaagcacacgcacacacatgcacacaaaatgtGTGAGGGTGGGGAGTAAATTCTGTTCTACAGGGAAATTAATTCATGTATTTTCCGCCAAAACAGTCCAGGTAGTCAAGCGGTAAAGAGGGTTGAAACACTTAATGACTGAATTGGAAACTCCACTTTTTGTCATGAGAAGTGGGACaacatttagagaagcagagtaGGTCGAGACTTGTGTCTGAAATACAATCCTGACCCTCCCTAAATCACACTTCCATATGAGGAGCTAATTTCTATCTGTTATCCAAGGGactaaacaaataaatcaaacagGTTTCCTCTAGATGGGGCATGCGAGAGTGCTTCTCCGCAACTTGGCCTGTGTGCGTGTCCCAACAGGACCCAAGGCGACCCTCCCTGCTCTCCATAGGAAGGAAGGCTGGGCGCACGCCTGGAGGGAAGCCGTGCCCCGCTCCAGCCCAAgcccagcccgggcagctccggggTCAGGGCAGCTCCGGGGTCAGGGCACCACGGTGCTTGCTGGCGAGTGAGAACAAATCTGCCTTCAGAGCATCTTTTCTGGATTGGGACTTTCTCCTTTCCGTTGGAAGGCAGAGGCCTTTCTTGTTTTATAGCAAACGCTTGTGATCTGATTTTGTGCTGTTAGTATAGGTGCAAGTTTTGTACACTCACCTTCCGCAACATCGCATACGTTAGCATACACGTCAAGTATCTTTTTCCTTCGACTTTGTATCTAAATGAgaagattttttatttcattaatttttcagtcATGGGAGTAAACAATTAGCAGACAGCAGTGGAAAACCTGTGGGAGATCCTCAGTTGATGGCCCTAGGGGTTATCACATAATGTCCTCAAGGGTCCCCTTTGAAGACTCAAAGAAAAGGACACAACAATTATTCTGTGAAGCATAAACCTATTTCTGATTTCACTCTCCACTGCTAGAGGTCTTTCTTTCCATCTTCTAGTCTTTTTTTAGATCAGTTACTTTTCTGTTCCAagtgtttgtgtattttatttctttttcagactgaAGCAAACTCTTGACAATGAAGACAAATTCAATAACACGCATGCAGGCAATTAATGCAGAGATGTCCAGGTAAACCAGGACAGGACTGGCCACAGGGAATTAAATTCAGACTGAAATTGCCTTCTTCCAGTAATCTAAGAGGACTGGAGAGGAGGGGATCTTCCTTTCTGTCATTTGATGTAGAACTGCTTAGTGTATTACtaattaactgtattttcttcCATGATATATTGCCTGTTTGaatctgaaacattttacagatagataaaaaaaacccaaccagtgAAGCTTTGGACAGGGAAAATCTGAGGTCCAGGGTGCTCTAGTCATTTTTGACAAGAAAGAAACTCAAACTGAAAACCTGACATTTTCCAAGCTGAAAATGGCCATTTTGATACGGTTTCATTTAGCAAAAATATTCTCAAGGTTTGGCTTTGGATCCAATGTGGagtgaaaacaaatgtcaaaatgtCATGAGTTCTCAAGGACTGGAATTGTCATCCCTCTGCCAGCTCTCGTTAGGACTGAGCTGTCTGAAAAGCTGTCTTTTTGATAGGACTCTAGCATTATCTCCACAAATTCGCCACTTTCCGCTGCAAACCAGGCTAgaaaaaagctttgctttcactatttttttttgtggaaagatttttctcattttatttgggCTCCAAAAGGGCAAGGCACATCAATGACTTGGATTAAAAGACTTGCAGCTGGAGACCCCAGAGGGGCTGCTCCGCCCGAAGGCAGCCTGTCTCGCAGGCGCAGACGCTGTGCAAGGGTGTTGTATCGCAGGGCAATGCAGTGCAGACACTGATTGTCGTTCACGTATTCTTGGTATAATTTACATGTGCTTAATCAGTTGTGTTGCTGTTGTAGGCTTGGATTAGCTGTTTCAGAACCTGGTaaacaggaatttttattttaatgggatttATGAAAACTCCTCCTAAGCAAACTGTTGGAGGCTTATTTTCATTCTCCTCTCATTTTTAGGGCAAGGAGGGAGGTTAAATAACTCCATGCCCATGAAGAATTATGCAGGATGCTCTTTTTACCACAGCCAGAAGATGGGGGATTTGTAAAGCTTATGCTGAAAGCAAACAGGTAAGTTGAGCCTGTCGATCCTCCATGTGGTAGCTCATTGCATAATGGTTTTTGTTTTAACGAGGAAGGAGCAGACTTGGATAAGAGCAGGCGTTCAacttcccttaccctcatccaaCAGCTACTTAATACTCTTTCCTGTACTAGAAATGTTACTTAATCTCCATCCTGAAGcaaattacttcttttctaaCTTCTGGCAACTGGCTTAATTGTGAAACCTTAGGTATGGAGCAGAGGATCTTGATGCAATCTGCATTTTCATTGAAAACTTTGTCTTCAGCCTTGTCAGCAGGCTTCAGTCCATGAGGAGAATGTTAGAACAGAAGGTCTGGAAGAAATAGTTCATGCTTCAGATGTGCTTACGAGCTATCTATCTAAATCACTCTGGAGAATGTATCTATTATATATGGTCTTTAGAAGGTAATCCACTTCTTATTAAATGTTCTGATTTCATGCATACCCAACTTGCATTATCCAATTTCAAGCCAGTGCATACAGAAGTATGACAAAGTTGGATATTTAGAGAGAcctcagaaaactgaattttaaaatgtgagcaTTGGAGTAGTAAGTTATTTTCAGAGGGTCATAACTGTCTATAACTAGAAAAACATTTATCTTGTGTTGAGACGTTGTGTGTCCGGTCTCAGCTGAGAAATGAGTTATTTTAGAAAGTTTGATCTGAACCATCCCAacaatttaaaacatgaaaagatgcattttattcttaaaatgatGTTTGATATTAATGATGCGATTTTGTCCTAGGTATTgccatttttaaattctttttgaagtactaaaaatataaaaaatatctgAGCACACGCTTTCTTTTTAAGGATAGTTTCATGTTAATAGAAACTAAAAAGTTGTGTGGGTGAGGTGTGGCCTTGACTATGCCTTGAAATACTCCAAGTGAGATAAAACGCCCTGAGCAGTACACGCTCAGCAGGAAGAAGTGAAGGCCTTCCACAGCAAAACAAACAGTGGATTTACGGTGTCCTTCAGAGCACAGGAGTGACCTTCAAAGCACCTGtgtgtttttcaaaattataCACAAAAACCAAGCACAACACGGGATATTATTGAAAAGTCTGTGGCATGGAAATACCGATGCTACTGGGTCAAGGCACTCAGGTGCTACGCTGCCGTGTGAAGCCAGCCGTGCTTTTGCATTATTTTACTGTCTTGGATTTTCTGTGGTAAATGTAGCATCAGGGTTAGTTATATCAGCATTAGCTAAATTGGGGTTTTGctgttatttgttttttctttctttagactATAAAATATAATACTCAGAAAAGCAAAGTTACTACTCTTGTAGGAAATTTGGTTTTCAGCCCTGAagaacccaaactattctatgattctatgatagatagatagatagatatacatGCAAAGGAGATTCTATAATAAATTTGTCTGGAGAAGCTCTTGTAAATTAGTCTGGTCTGCACTATGATGCATTTTGGGGGGTGATAGTTTGtatattcttttcttaaaaaaaaaccacagaaaaatccTCTCAAATTTTAAATCTCAAAATAGCCTTACCCCGGTTGATTTATTGCTTGTAGAAGATTTATCTCTGGCCAAATGCACTAAAGATAACAAGCATCTCTCTGGAGTCCCTTGTTTGTCAACTGCAGCTTCTTCATCACTATCCATACTACGACTTAAAAGTCTTTCATTCTCAGAAGATGCATCATTTTCACTGTGAAATGAAGGATACAGTTATCTGAGTGAAGTCTCTCACGGGTTGACTCCAATCATCTCCTTTTTGCTATGCTAGAGTAACGGAATAAAAGtgtttgccattttttaaagtgCCTTTCCTCCGGAATCCTGTGAATGTAACTGCATTCACCTGCCCCAGGGTGTACGTACAATGCCCACCAAGTTACACAGTCACGCATGTCTTGCAAGAATCCCTTTACAGCGGGATTTTCCACGGAGGACAGCCCACCTTAATCGTGTTAGCCAGCCAGGCTTGGCCGCCAGGCAGACACAAGGTGAGGAAACTATCACACCAGACGATGTGCCACCCAGATAACACCACGGACAAGGAGTTTCCTTAAGACCCGGAGCAGCTATTTTTGCTCCTCCTGCCTGAAAGTGAAGGGGAACGTTACTCATGGCACGTATGCGAGAGCAGCACTCAGGTCCCAGAGATGGAGCCCCAAGAGCTGATGAAGTGGTCACGGAGGGAGTGGGGAGGACACAGGTTTCTCTTTGGTAACATCTGTCATCCTCTCTTAGAAACCGGAGGAGGAAAAGCCTACTAAGGCATCTAGTCTTTTCCCTGCTGCAGCAAACTACCAGCACACCCGTTTAACTCCCTGTTTGCCCTGTAAAAGGTTGAAAGCACAGGGGCGGCACAGGGGTCTGAGTGGGCTGTGACCCGCAGCACAGAGTGCTCACGGTAAGGTGGCCGTGGTCACGGTAAGGTGGCCATGGTCACCTTAGCTCTGCCAGACACTCTAACAGCTGCCACTTTCCCATTGACAGGTTATTCCTTGGTCTGATAGACTTGAAAATCTTGGTGGTAATTCCTTCTGTTTCGTTCTTTGTGTATTCCTCCGTACCAGGATGAATGGTGACTATGTCCCGCCCCCACTTCTGTCAAACTGGAAGTATGTTTATCTCTTACTCACCTTTTAACAGCCTTAGCTGGAGTTGCTGTAAGTTTTTCAAACTCTTCCTTCTCAGAGAATATCACAACATTATCTGTAGATCAACAATAAGAGAAATTTAAATTGGCAATAAGTTTCCAAACCAGTGTTTTGTCTCAGGAGCTGGTTCTGCTGGCAACCTTACTGCAAAAGTAAATCTCTCTGCTACCTTTTTAATTGCTATCAGAGGATTACGTGACATTCTAGAAGTACGAAAACTATTATACACAATTCTTTAGTAAACTGACGTGGATTTTATACAATTCAAGGGAGAAATTGTAATTAAGAGAAATGCATTAGGAGTATTTAAGCCCAATGTTATCttgcacagaaaaagcaaaactaaagcaACTTGTACCTTgcacttctttcttctcttcttgtgtGTTAGCCTGAGCTTCGACATTTTTTACTGAGTGGCTCTTGCAACAGgctagaatataaaaatatagcaCTAATTATTCTCAGAAGCTATCTAAAAATAGCATTTGCAGCTAAAATTTCATGTGCTGAACAACTACCTTGAGCAgaaggttttgttttcacaatGTAAAACATGATGATGAGGACAATGGCAATAGCCATTATGAAGATGGTAGACATTGCAATTATAAGAGCTGTAGCCAGATGTCCTTGTCCTGAAAGATCTGCTG
This genomic interval from Calonectris borealis chromosome 1, bCalBor7.hap1.2, whole genome shotgun sequence contains the following:
- the EDAR gene encoding tumor necrosis factor receptor superfamily member EDAR isoform X2, which codes for MAHLGERKWTHVFPFLVVSLVYSASAEYSNCGENEYYNQTTGMCHDCPKCEPGEEPYMTCGYGTKDEDYGCIPCPSEKFSRGGYQICRRHKDCEGFFRATVMTPGDQENDAECGPCLPGYYMLENRPRNIYGMVCYSCLLAPPNTKECAGATSGISAIFPSTSGTSTFSPYQHAHKADLSGQGHLATALIIAMSTIFIMAIAIVLIIMFYIVKTKPSAQACCKSHSVKNVEAQANTQEEKKEVQDNVVIFSEKEEFEKLTATPAKAVKSENDASSENERLLSRSMDSDEEAAVDKQGTPERCLLSLVHLARDKSSTSNKSTGIQSRRKKILDVYANVCDVAEGLSPTELPFDCLEKTSRMLSSTYNTEKAIVKTWRHLAESFGLKRDEIGGMTDGMQLFDRISTAGYSIPELLTKLVQIERLDAVESLCADILEWAQAMPAPEPAGTS
- the EDAR gene encoding tumor necrosis factor receptor superfamily member EDAR isoform X1, with the translated sequence MAHLGERKWTHVFPFLVVSLVYSASAEYSNCGENEYYNQTTGMCHDCPKCEPGEEPYMTCGYGTKDEDYGCIPCPSEKFSRGGYQICRRHKDCEGFFRATVMTPGDQENDAECGPCLPGYYMLENRPRNIYGMVCYSCLLAPPNTKECAGATSGISAIFPSTSGTSTFSPYQHAHKDLSGQGHLATALIIAMSTIFIMAIAIVLIIMFYIVKTKPSAQACCKSHSVKNVEAQANTQEEKKEVQDNVVIFSEKEEFEKLTATPAKAVKSENDASSENERLLSRSMDSDEEAAVDKQGTPERCLLSLVHLARDKSSTSNKSTGIQSRRKKILDVYANVCDVAEGLSPTELPFDCLEKTSRMLSSTYNTEKAIVKTWRHLAESFGLKRDEIGGMTDGMQLFDRISTAGYSIPELLTKLVQIERLDAVESLCADILEWAQAMPAPEPAGTS